One segment of Clostridium ljungdahlii DSM 13528 DNA contains the following:
- a CDS encoding DNA sulfur modification protein DndB, which yields MGVKKFNCIRINDFLNNKYLLKIKYKDLVEITEINKLSVNRIVDETKASKMISFIKQNNKFYPTIIMVVSDKCDLEYDNTTSTLLLKSNEDKLLGVVDGQHRYKSIELMLKSQEIEDDKKDRLKEKEQAVFLIDKLTNQQQRDLFLEINGTPNKVKKGTQLRLDISTYNYYGLRFLNENSEYLCNINFDEDQVLKKNEKRLPYKFILKSNAQLLKDFENNYEKNLIPEDDLNKYYQSIEEIWKFILTRVTSYMSKSDTIKDTVYSLEIYYTTIFDEIYKKCKALYEDITDENIKAEFNKLKPFFDIDPVELKKEIDKLFGSRKVECIKKIIEEHTKEQQ from the coding sequence ATGGGGGTTAAAAAATTTAATTGCATTAGAATTAATGATTTTTTAAATAATAAATATTTACTCAAAATAAAGTATAAAGATTTAGTAGAAATAACAGAGATTAACAAATTAAGCGTAAATAGAATTGTAGATGAAACGAAAGCTAGCAAGATGATTTCTTTCATAAAACAAAATAATAAATTTTATCCAACTATAATAATGGTTGTGTCAGATAAATGTGACTTAGAATATGATAATACAACTTCAACTCTATTATTGAAAAGTAACGAAGATAAACTACTAGGAGTTGTAGATGGCCAACATAGATATAAATCAATAGAGTTAATGTTAAAAAGCCAAGAAATAGAGGATGATAAAAAAGATAGATTAAAAGAAAAGGAGCAAGCAGTTTTTTTAATTGACAAGCTTACTAATCAACAGCAAAGAGATTTATTTTTGGAGATAAATGGAACACCAAATAAAGTTAAAAAAGGAACTCAGCTTAGACTAGATATCAGTACATATAATTATTATGGATTAAGATTTTTAAATGAAAATAGTGAGTATCTGTGTAATATTAATTTTGATGAAGATCAAGTATTAAAAAAGAACGAAAAGAGACTACCATATAAGTTTATTTTAAAATCTAATGCACAATTATTAAAAGATTTTGAGAACAATTATGAAAAAAATCTTATACCAGAAGATGACTTAAATAAATACTATCAGAGTATTGAAGAAATTTGGAAATTTATCTTAACAAGGGTGACAAGTTATATGTCTAAATCTGATACAATTAAGGACACAGTATATTCATTAGAAATTTATTATACTACTATTTTTGATGAAATTTATAAAAAATGCAAAGCCTTATATGAAGATATAACTGATGAAAATATTAAAGCTGAGTTCAATAAGCTAAAACCGTTTTTTGATATAGATCCTGTTGAACTTAAGAAAGAAATTGATAAACTATTTGGAAGTAGAAAAGTAGAGTGTATTAAGAAAATAATTGAAGAACACACTAAGGAGCAACAATAA